A single genomic interval of Myxocyprinus asiaticus isolate MX2 ecotype Aquarium Trade chromosome 19, UBuf_Myxa_2, whole genome shotgun sequence harbors:
- the LOC127410469 gene encoding potassium voltage-gated channel subfamily S member 3-like, which translates to MMYGQVLHHQSRDEDLVNLNVGGIQHRVERCVLLRFPNTRVGQLIQCCGDAAILELCDDYSPAEREYYFDRSPQVFHCVLNFYHTGHFHALEELCVICFSQEIEYWGLCELDLEACCLDWFLERKDERDQNVCWQSSNDASFGEISAVSSDLWRFEGTWCSDMRKLMWQTLEDPSHSRCSKGVALVSVLVILTSILAMCIHSMPELRLDTDGEHSELDSLELICIIFFSVEFALRVIAAPCPWRFLGNPLNMIDIASILPFYVTLAFESLAVENGEENQSLVNMGKVVQVLRLMRAFRVLKLARHSEGVRAFGETLNQCQYEVGLLILFITVGISFFSTLIYYTEKEDGSSKLSTIPNCWWWAIISMTTVGYGDVYPQTAAGRIVATLCILCGLLVVSLPITVIMNNFSKYFERNNAKR; encoded by the coding sequence ATGATGTATGGACAAGTCCTTCACCATCAAAGCAGGGATGAAGATCTGGTCAACCTCAATGTCGGAGGCATCCAGCACAGGGTGGAGCGCTGCGTTCTGCTCCGATTTCCAAATACGCGCGTGGGCCAGTTGATTCAGTGCTGCGGCGATGCAGCCATCCTGGAGCTTTGTGATGACTACAGCCCTGCCGAGCGGGAATACTACTTCGACAGGAGCCCACAAGTCTTTCACTGTGTCCTCAATTTCTACCATACAGGCCACTTTCATGCACTGGAGGAGCTGTGTGTGATTTGCTTCAGTCAGGAGATTGAATACTGGGGCCTTTGTGAGCTGGATCTGGAAGCCTGTTGTCTTGATTGGTTCCTTGAGCGCAAAGACGAGAGGGATCAGAATGTTTGTTGGCAGTCGAGTAATGATGCTTCATTTGGAGAAATCTCAGCTGTGAGCAGTGACCTGTGGAGGTTTGAGGGTACATGGTGCTCCGATATGCGTAAGTTAATGTGGCAAACTCTTGAAGACCCCAGTCACTCCAGATGTTCCAAAGGTGTTGCTCTGGTCTCTGTCTTGGTAATTTTGACCTCTATCTTGGCGATGTGTATCCACAGTATGCCAGAACTCAGGCTTGACACTGATGGCGAGCATTCTGAGCTAGACTCTCTAGAGCTGATCTGCATTATTTTCTTCTCAGTGGAGTTTGCCCTGCGGGTCATAGCAGCTCCTTGCCCGTGGAGGTTTTTGGGAAACCCTCTGAATATGATCGACATTGCTTCTATCTTGCCTTTCTATGTGACACTGGCCTTTGAAAGTTTGGCCGTAGAGAATGGGGAGGAAAACCAAAGTTTGGTCAACATGGGAAAAGTTGTTCAGGTTCTTCGTTTAATGAGGGCCTTCAGGGTCCTAAAGCTTGCGAGGCATTCAGAGGGTGTGAGAGCTTTTGGAGAAACTCTTAATCAATGCCAATATGAGGTGGGACTTCTCATTCTTTTCATTACCGTTGGAATATCATTTTTCTCAACTTTGATCTACTATACTGAAAAGGAGGATGGTTCATCCAAACTATCTACCATTCCTAATTGTTGGTGGTGGGCCATTATTTCTATGACTACAGTGGGATATGGGGATGTATATCCACAGACAGCAGCTGGGAGAATTGTAGCTACCCTTTGCATTCTCTGTGGTTTACTAGTAGTTTCTTTACCTATCACCGTCATCATGAACAACTTTTCTAAGTATTTTGAGAGAAATAATGCTAAACGGTGA